From the genome of Streptomyces spinoverrucosus:
TTCTTGCGCCATGGAGGAGCTGGACCGACAGATCGTGCAGCTGCTCGTCAAAGACGGGCGGATGAGCTACACCGACCTGGGCAAGGCCACGGGGCTGTCCACGTCGGCCGTGCACCAGCGGGTGCGCCGGCTGGAGCAGCGCGGCGTCATCCGCGGGTACGCCGCGGTCGTCGACCCGGAGGCGGTGGGGCTGCCGATGACCGCCTTCATCTCGGTGAAACCGTTCGAT
Proteins encoded in this window:
- a CDS encoding Lrp/AsnC family transcriptional regulator, translated to MEELDRQIVQLLVKDGRMSYTDLGKATGLSTSAVHQRVRRLEQRGVIRGYAAVVDPEAVGLPMTAFISVKPFDPSAPDDIAERLADVPEIEACHSVAGDENYILKVRVATPHELEELLARLRSLAGVSTRTTVVLSTPYEARPPRI